A region from the Bosea sp. RAC05 genome encodes:
- a CDS encoding helicase HerA domain-containing protein → MTAVVRLGLDDRGQAVHIDDEALKRHIFVLGATGSGKTNLLCSMAGDAIGAGRGLIFIDGKGDRSAYRQIRKMARDAGREDDVLLLDMSLPGKRGGVSSNTINPFAKTGASSIIQLIVGMMSPPSGDGIFWHDRAIALVSCVVRALHFLRETGRMDLSPVHVRENLSLTKIIDLADPEIHPDMPHAVRNSLKTYLESLPSFQWARRHKQAVTTTDQHGYLHMQLTRLLSGLIDDYGHAISDGRGEIDLDDIRDNSKILVVLIPTLGKSARETSFVAQVILCLLQEMIAEGMDSVPRSEPFMVFLDEFGSYATGGIEAMAAQGRSLGYSFVFSMQALIDARGDHEGRVLDAVLSNTGTKLLMRTGRVDMARLAQVAPALVEKPIEAARSRLRQRMADAREMIFMQRETGLDEEIVALIRKNYASDAAELMAMSATEDPSQQDLTALMPGKMLVAEGLRPLTAVDLGPFPTCTSLNGPVTSSVMTLHAFQKAVSDGSPAMPACLVAKIRDGLTPEDVARITFEALLEMAPA, encoded by the coding sequence ATGACCGCCGTTGTTCGCTTGGGATTGGATGATCGCGGCCAAGCCGTGCATATCGACGACGAAGCGCTGAAGCGGCACATCTTCGTTCTCGGCGCGACAGGTAGCGGCAAGACGAATCTGCTGTGCTCTATGGCCGGGGATGCGATCGGCGCCGGGCGGGGTCTCATCTTCATCGACGGAAAAGGCGACAGGAGCGCCTACCGTCAGATCCGCAAGATGGCGCGCGACGCCGGGCGTGAGGACGATGTCCTGCTCCTCGACATGTCGCTGCCTGGCAAGCGTGGAGGAGTGTCCTCCAACACGATCAATCCCTTCGCGAAGACGGGGGCATCCAGCATCATCCAGCTGATTGTCGGTATGATGTCGCCACCCTCGGGAGATGGCATTTTCTGGCATGATCGGGCAATCGCACTTGTATCATGCGTCGTTAGGGCCCTGCATTTCCTGCGCGAGACCGGGCGGATGGATCTCAGCCCTGTCCATGTCAGGGAGAACCTCTCTTTGACCAAGATCATCGACTTGGCCGATCCGGAGATTCACCCTGACATGCCTCACGCGGTCAGGAATTCGCTGAAGACCTATCTGGAATCCCTGCCCTCTTTCCAATGGGCGAGGCGCCACAAGCAGGCCGTGACGACGACGGACCAGCATGGATATCTGCATATGCAGCTGACGAGGCTGCTCAGTGGCCTCATCGATGATTATGGGCATGCGATCTCGGACGGGCGCGGTGAGATCGACCTCGACGACATCCGGGATAACAGCAAAATCCTTGTCGTTCTCATTCCGACCCTTGGAAAGAGCGCCAGGGAAACGAGCTTCGTCGCTCAGGTGATCCTTTGCCTGCTGCAGGAGATGATCGCAGAAGGCATGGACTCGGTCCCACGGTCAGAGCCTTTCATGGTTTTCCTCGACGAGTTCGGCTCGTATGCGACTGGGGGGATCGAAGCGATGGCGGCGCAGGGCCGTTCGCTGGGCTACTCCTTCGTCTTCTCGATGCAGGCCTTGATCGACGCCAGAGGTGACCACGAAGGCCGTGTCTTGGACGCCGTCCTGAGCAACACCGGGACCAAACTCCTCATGCGGACTGGTCGGGTCGATATGGCGCGCCTGGCACAGGTCGCGCCAGCCCTGGTCGAGAAGCCGATCGAGGCGGCTCGGTCCCGGCTGCGGCAGAGGATGGCCGATGCTCGCGAGATGATCTTCATGCAGCGAGAGACCGGGCTCGATGAAGAGATCGTCGCGCTCATTCGGAAGAACTACGCATCCGATGCGGCCGAGCTCATGGCGATGTCGGCCACTGAAGATCCCAGCCAGCAGGATTTGACCGCGCTCATGCCGGGCAAGATGCTGGTCGCAGAAGGGCTCCGTCCCCTCACAGCTGTTGATCTTGGACCATTCCCTACCTGCACCAGCCTGAATGGCCCAGTCACCTCATCGGTCATGACGCTGCATGCGTTCCAGAAGGCCGTATCGGACGGAAGTCCCGCCATGCCCGCGTGCCTCGTCGCAAAGATCCGCGACGGGTTGACCCCGGAGGATGTGGCAAGGATCACGTTCGAGGCGTTGCTGGAGATGGCGCCGGCATGA
- a CDS encoding PilZ domain-containing protein — MFEDRTEYDCQTINVSVGGAALSCTEQPKVGTRVVVYLSFLGRLQGKVVRSLFGAFAIEFEVSDYKRRKLDEQIRWLENKPAEDLVDGRREERIMPLKRDATLTHETAPYRVKIIDVSRSGAAIQTDLDLPVDAIVTLGEDVKARVVRTFVGGIGVEFFRLLPFTRFDDTITFDID; from the coding sequence ATGTTCGAAGACCGCACCGAATACGACTGCCAGACGATCAACGTCTCCGTCGGCGGCGCAGCGCTCAGCTGCACGGAGCAGCCGAAGGTCGGGACCAGGGTCGTGGTCTACCTCTCCTTCCTGGGCCGGCTTCAGGGCAAGGTCGTTCGTTCGCTGTTCGGCGCTTTCGCCATCGAGTTCGAGGTGAGCGACTACAAGCGCCGGAAGCTGGACGAGCAGATCAGGTGGCTCGAAAACAAGCCCGCGGAAGATCTGGTCGACGGGCGTCGCGAGGAACGCATCATGCCGCTGAAGCGCGATGCCACCCTGACCCACGAGACGGCTCCCTATCGGGTGAAGATCATCGATGTCTCGCGTTCCGGCGCGGCGATCCAGACCGACCTCGATCTGCCGGTCGACGCCATCGTGACACTCGGCGAGGATGTGAAGGCTCGCGTCGTGCGCACGTTCGTCGGCGGGATCGGCGTCGAGTTCTTTCGGCTTTTGCCGTTCACCCGTTTCGATGACACCATCACCTTCGACATCGACTGA
- a CDS encoding Tex family protein → MSTVASRIAQELAVELWQVEAAIALLDEGATVPFISRYRKEATGALDDIQLRNLAEKLTYMRELDARRQAILESITEQGVLTDALREQLETADTKARLEDIYLPYRPKRRTKAQIAIEAGLGPLADILLASPVHDPVVQAAKFVEPDKGIDNPQAALEGARSILIERFGESADLIGALRETFWRHGVLTAKVRPGKDSADSKYRDYFDHTVAIAKIPAHRMLAIMRGEKEEVLDVRLLPEAEEGSQGYEGRIARQFGIADRGRPGDRWLLDAVRFAWRTRIEMSLSLDVRMRLLEKAEEESITVFAANLRDLLLAAPAGGRPTLALDPGFRTGVKVAAIDATGKVVDHATIYPHEPMRRWDDSLRTLASLVRRHKIEIIAVGNATASRETDQLAGELIKSMPDHALIKVMVSEAGASVYSASEYASRELPDLDVTIRGAVSIGRRLQDPLAELVKVPPRSIGVGSYQHDVSEYRLDRTLDAVVEDVVNKVGVDVNSASAKLLARVSGIGEFLAESIVQYRDTHGAFKSREELRNVPRLGPKTFEQCAGFLRIRDGENPLDSSCVHPEAYPVVRKVLEATKSDIRVVMGNPTLLRKLKPQQFVDDAFGLLTVKDILTELEKPGRDPRPAFRAAEFKAGIEKITDLEPGMILEGTVSNVAPYGAFVNVGVGVDGLVHVTAMAKTFVKDPRSIAKPGDIVSVKVMKVDVPRKRIELTMRLDDPLSSDTAGNDFRPASKSMKAPKATSTPSSNPFAEAFAKAGMTRR, encoded by the coding sequence ATGTCGACCGTCGCCAGCCGTATCGCCCAGGAACTCGCCGTCGAACTCTGGCAGGTGGAGGCTGCGATCGCGCTGCTCGACGAAGGCGCGACGGTTCCGTTCATCTCCCGCTACCGGAAGGAAGCCACAGGCGCGCTGGACGATATCCAGCTGCGCAATCTCGCCGAGAAGCTCACCTACATGCGCGAGCTCGATGCCCGGCGCCAGGCCATCCTGGAGAGCATCACCGAGCAGGGCGTTCTCACCGACGCGCTGCGCGAGCAGTTGGAGACGGCTGACACCAAGGCACGCCTCGAGGACATCTATCTCCCCTACCGCCCCAAACGCCGCACCAAGGCGCAGATCGCGATCGAGGCCGGGCTTGGACCACTCGCAGATATCCTCCTCGCATCACCGGTTCATGATCCTGTTGTCCAGGCCGCCAAGTTCGTCGAGCCGGACAAGGGCATCGACAACCCGCAGGCCGCTCTCGAAGGCGCTCGTTCCATCCTCATCGAGCGCTTCGGTGAGAGCGCCGATCTGATCGGCGCGCTGCGCGAGACCTTCTGGCGTCATGGCGTCCTCACCGCCAAGGTCAGACCGGGCAAGGACAGCGCCGATTCCAAGTACCGCGACTATTTCGACCATACCGTTGCGATCGCGAAGATCCCTGCCCATCGCATGCTCGCGATCATGCGCGGCGAGAAGGAGGAGGTCCTGGACGTCAGGCTACTGCCTGAGGCCGAGGAAGGCAGTCAGGGATACGAGGGCCGCATTGCTCGCCAGTTCGGGATCGCCGATCGCGGCCGTCCGGGTGACCGCTGGCTGCTGGACGCGGTCCGCTTCGCCTGGCGGACCCGCATCGAGATGAGCCTGTCCCTCGATGTCCGCATGCGCCTGCTGGAGAAGGCGGAAGAGGAATCGATCACGGTGTTCGCGGCCAATCTGCGCGACCTTCTGCTGGCAGCTCCCGCCGGCGGTCGGCCGACGTTGGCCCTCGACCCCGGCTTCCGGACCGGCGTCAAGGTTGCGGCCATCGACGCCACCGGCAAGGTCGTCGATCACGCCACCATCTATCCGCACGAGCCCATGAGGCGGTGGGATGATTCCCTGCGGACACTCGCGAGCCTGGTCCGGCGGCACAAGATCGAGATCATCGCTGTCGGCAATGCGACCGCCAGCCGCGAGACAGACCAGCTCGCCGGCGAACTGATCAAGTCCATGCCCGACCACGCGTTGATCAAGGTGATGGTGTCCGAGGCCGGAGCGTCGGTCTACTCGGCTTCCGAATACGCCTCCCGCGAGCTTCCCGACCTCGACGTCACGATCCGCGGCGCCGTCTCGATCGGCCGGCGGCTTCAGGACCCGCTCGCCGAACTGGTCAAGGTTCCGCCGCGGTCCATCGGCGTCGGGTCCTATCAGCACGATGTCTCGGAATACCGGCTCGATCGAACCCTCGACGCCGTCGTCGAAGACGTCGTCAACAAGGTCGGTGTCGACGTCAATTCGGCGTCGGCCAAGCTCCTGGCCCGGGTATCAGGCATCGGCGAGTTCCTGGCCGAGAGCATCGTCCAGTACCGCGACACACATGGTGCCTTCAAAAGCCGCGAGGAGCTGCGCAACGTTCCCCGACTCGGCCCGAAGACGTTCGAGCAGTGTGCCGGCTTCCTTCGCATCCGCGATGGCGAGAACCCCCTCGATAGCTCATGCGTCCATCCCGAGGCCTATCCCGTCGTCCGAAAGGTCCTCGAAGCGACCAAGAGCGACATCCGCGTCGTGATGGGAAACCCAACCCTGCTGCGCAAGCTGAAGCCCCAGCAGTTCGTCGACGACGCCTTTGGACTGCTCACGGTCAAGGACATCCTGACCGAGTTGGAGAAGCCCGGGCGTGACCCGCGGCCCGCCTTCCGCGCCGCTGAATTCAAGGCCGGCATCGAGAAGATCACCGACCTTGAGCCGGGCATGATCCTCGAAGGCACGGTCAGCAACGTCGCCCCTTATGGAGCCTTCGTGAATGTCGGAGTCGGGGTGGATGGGCTCGTGCACGTCACAGCCATGGCGAAAACCTTCGTCAAGGACCCGCGTTCGATTGCCAAGCCCGGCGACATCGTTTCGGTCAAGGTCATGAAGGTGGATGTGCCTCGCAAGCGCATCGAACTGACCATGCGCCTCGATGATCCTCTGTCATCCGATACGGCGGGGAACGACTTCCGGCCGGCTTCGAAGTCGATGAAAGCGCCGAAGGCGACCTCTACGCCGTCCTCAAACCCGTTCGCCGAGGCGTTCGCCAAGGCCGGGATGACGCGGCGCTGA
- a CDS encoding NUDIX hydrolase → MQLRITGLIRNGATLPRKHAAMIHDPGDKRPQIGALPYFIGSDGQVRVVLVTTRETRRWSIPKGNPIKGKKPHKAAEIEAFEEAGVRGRIGHRAIGSYSYRKQFRSGHDQAIVEVFPLEVQKRAKKFPERAERTVSDFSVDEAMRLVECAELSTILLQLSATRA, encoded by the coding sequence ATGCAACTGCGTATCACCGGTTTAATCCGCAACGGAGCGACCCTCCCTCGAAAGCATGCCGCCATGATCCACGATCCCGGTGACAAACGACCTCAGATTGGGGCACTGCCCTACTTCATCGGCTCTGACGGGCAGGTGAGGGTCGTCCTCGTCACGACCCGTGAGACAAGGCGCTGGTCAATCCCCAAGGGCAATCCGATCAAGGGAAAGAAGCCGCACAAGGCCGCCGAGATCGAAGCCTTCGAGGAGGCCGGCGTCCGCGGCCGCATCGGGCACCGTGCGATCGGAAGCTACAGCTACCGCAAGCAGTTCCGCAGTGGCCACGATCAGGCAATCGTCGAGGTCTTCCCTCTCGAAGTCCAAAAGCGGGCAAAGAAGTTCCCCGAGAGGGCCGAGCGCACCGTCTCGGATTTCTCAGTCGACGAGGCTATGCGCCTCGTGGAGTGTGCGGAGCTGTCAACGATCCTGCTGCAGTTATCGGCAACCCGCGCCTGA
- a CDS encoding DNA cytosine methyltransferase, with the protein MNRYRVLDLFSAAAGGWSLGLHRAGFTTVAAAEKVAWRRALYAQNNPNVLLYDDVRSVTAAGLRRDLGFLPDIVVGSPPCQDISGANAKGRGLDGDQSNLYFEALRIVGETRPRWAAFENSDRLRNRGGDAVLDELGRQRYAFWPLLVHASTLGANHDRPRSWIIACDLDQLGRPGQASNADRGHERVQPGRGGRAGRPDQAFDVNDDQAVGADARSPGPQTQARHEEAASGTAAGNVIALKSRQSDGARRRSAPSPGHGAAGPKAGEVGRGGGDREGMPSLWPRWNGGLVRHLQLDDGLSTSMAGLRIAVGGPRGTSGSRLLTSAFGDAVIPQVPEAIGRAIMKVEAVFIEGRN; encoded by the coding sequence ATGAACCGGTATCGCGTCCTGGACCTGTTCAGCGCGGCCGCTGGCGGCTGGTCGCTGGGATTGCATCGCGCCGGCTTCACGACGGTCGCAGCCGCCGAGAAGGTGGCCTGGCGACGCGCGCTCTACGCGCAAAACAACCCGAATGTGCTCCTCTATGACGACGTTCGAAGCGTCACGGCAGCCGGACTTCGCCGAGATCTGGGCTTTCTCCCCGATATCGTCGTCGGAAGCCCTCCATGTCAGGACATCTCCGGAGCCAACGCCAAAGGACGTGGCCTCGACGGAGACCAGTCCAACCTCTACTTCGAAGCCCTGCGCATTGTCGGAGAAACGCGCCCTCGTTGGGCAGCTTTTGAAAACAGCGATCGCCTCCGAAATCGAGGCGGTGACGCTGTGCTCGATGAGCTGGGACGTCAGCGCTACGCCTTCTGGCCATTATTGGTCCACGCTTCGACGCTCGGCGCCAACCATGATCGGCCACGGTCATGGATCATTGCCTGCGACCTCGACCAGCTGGGTCGACCAGGTCAAGCTTCCAACGCCGATCGCGGGCACGAGCGGGTCCAACCGGGGCGGGGCGGCCGGGCGGGCCGGCCCGATCAGGCATTCGACGTCAACGATGATCAGGCAGTCGGTGCTGATGCTCGAAGCCCAGGCCCGCAAACGCAAGCCCGCCACGAAGAAGCAGCGTCAGGCACAGCTGCAGGAAACGTCATCGCTCTCAAGTCCCGGCAGTCAGATGGTGCTCGACGGCGTTCCGCCCCCTCCCCTGGTCACGGCGCCGCTGGACCCAAGGCAGGAGAAGTGGGCCGCGGCGGGGGAGATCGCGAAGGCATGCCTTCGCTTTGGCCTCGATGGAACGGCGGGCTTGTGCGTCACCTACAATTGGATGATGGGCTATCCACCTCAATGGCTGGCCTCCGCATTGCGGTCGGCGGTCCACGCGGGACATCTGGATCTCGTCTCCTCACCTCAGCGTTCGGCGACGCGGTCATCCCGCAAGTGCCCGAAGCGATCGGCCGTGCGATCATGAAGGTCGAGGCCGTATTCATTGAAGGACGCAACTGA
- a CDS encoding Fic family protein: MSETLVGQARLQEMLGLRVPPAFVVSTCGKGARRTIEGLKSQREHYPARYMPEDSIAGQLRFALRYEPLDMGVMAAAFRTIGPDPIAKMVRDEPNGSVARRAWFLYETLTGRRLDVPDAGTVTYVDALDPDLHIVCDQVRSPRHKVFDNLLGTGEFCLTVRRTDRIRRRQAEDLSRVAGDMIAETSPDILARANRYLMAKETKSSFEIEREKPSPQRASRFINALENATSFDPTSLASLVDLQNAIVDPRFAATGLRDFQNFVGETMGDHREKVHFICPKPGDIADLTRSWTGMTRRLGGTDPVVAAALISSTFVFLHMFEDGNGRISRFLVHSTLSSRGFTPEHAIFPVSAAIVRDPRGYDDALESFSKPLFDYMDWKMTPQREVEVLSETDHLYRYFDATPQVEFLFDKVANTIETDLKEEITYIVKFDAAMKAINDVVDMPNKDAMLLARLLLQNGGTLSNKKRVDHFAMLNDADVKAIEASLADTVAIDDPAPMAMSGP; encoded by the coding sequence GTGTCTGAAACCCTAGTCGGCCAAGCTCGACTGCAAGAGATGCTCGGCCTGCGGGTTCCGCCGGCCTTTGTCGTCTCGACTTGCGGTAAGGGCGCACGGCGCACCATCGAGGGTCTGAAGTCGCAGCGGGAGCACTACCCCGCCCGCTACATGCCCGAGGACAGCATCGCTGGTCAGCTACGGTTCGCGCTGCGCTATGAGCCCCTCGACATGGGGGTCATGGCCGCGGCGTTCCGAACAATCGGCCCAGACCCTATCGCGAAGATGGTCCGTGACGAGCCCAACGGCTCCGTGGCACGTCGGGCCTGGTTTTTGTACGAGACCCTCACCGGCCGCAGGCTCGATGTCCCCGATGCCGGGACCGTCACCTATGTCGACGCGCTCGACCCCGACCTCCACATTGTCTGCGACCAGGTTCGCTCGCCTCGTCACAAGGTCTTCGACAACCTGCTCGGGACAGGCGAGTTCTGTCTGACCGTTCGGCGCACGGACCGCATCCGGCGCCGGCAGGCGGAGGATCTGAGCCGGGTCGCCGGCGACATGATCGCGGAGACCTCGCCCGACATCCTGGCCCGCGCTAACCGCTACCTGATGGCCAAGGAGACCAAGTCCTCCTTCGAGATCGAGCGCGAGAAGCCGTCGCCGCAACGTGCCAGCCGGTTCATCAACGCGCTGGAGAACGCGACTTCCTTCGATCCGACCAGCCTTGCAAGCCTCGTCGATCTCCAGAACGCCATCGTCGACCCGCGCTTTGCAGCCACCGGTCTTCGCGACTTCCAGAATTTCGTCGGCGAGACGATGGGCGATCACAGGGAGAAGGTTCACTTCATCTGCCCCAAGCCGGGCGATATCGCTGACCTGACGCGAAGCTGGACTGGGATGACACGGCGCCTGGGCGGAACCGACCCGGTGGTCGCAGCTGCGCTCATCTCGTCGACATTCGTCTTCCTGCACATGTTCGAGGACGGCAACGGCCGCATCTCGCGCTTCCTGGTGCATTCGACGCTGTCCTCGCGGGGCTTCACCCCAGAGCACGCCATCTTCCCGGTCTCAGCCGCAATCGTGCGCGATCCCCGCGGCTACGACGATGCCCTGGAGAGCTTCTCCAAGCCGCTATTCGACTACATGGACTGGAAGATGACGCCGCAACGCGAGGTCGAGGTCCTCAGCGAGACCGACCACCTGTACCGCTACTTCGATGCCACGCCACAGGTCGAGTTCCTGTTCGACAAGGTCGCCAACACGATCGAGACGGACCTGAAGGAAGAGATCACCTACATCGTCAAATTCGATGCGGCCATGAAGGCCATCAACGACGTCGTGGACATGCCGAACAAGGACGCGATGCTGTTGGCGCGTCTGCTCCTGCAAAATGGCGGAACGCTCTCTAACAAGAAGCGTGTCGATCACTTCGCCATGCTCAACGACGCCGATGTCAAGGCCATCGAGGCGTCGCTCGCCGATACGGTGGCCATAGACGATCCGGCACCGATGGCGATGTCCGGCCCGTAA
- a CDS encoding site-2 protease family protein, protein MQATAATWLVRPSLNFSMLVLLCAGAFAALHAEYAVGSPLVFVAIVSGWLVSLCLHEFAHAYAAYLAGDHSERTLSYLTFDPARYVDPLTSIVLPAIVLAIGGIALPGGAVWLETSRIPGRLWDSLISLAGPAANALCLLALAILWTMLVDENSPAEFDAALAALAFFQAMALVLNLMPVPGLDGWGAISPWLPPHIRDAGNRMTGLTLLFVGVLIFVPGFGAAIARLSAVLIAGLGFDVTYAAYGLGRLTFWE, encoded by the coding sequence GTGCAAGCCACTGCAGCAACCTGGCTGGTCAGGCCCAGCCTCAACTTCTCGATGCTCGTCCTGCTGTGCGCCGGCGCCTTCGCAGCCCTCCATGCCGAGTATGCCGTGGGCTCGCCCCTGGTCTTCGTCGCAATTGTCTCGGGCTGGCTGGTCTCGCTTTGCCTGCATGAATTCGCCCATGCCTATGCCGCCTACCTCGCAGGCGACCATAGCGAACGGACCCTGAGCTACCTGACGTTCGATCCGGCCCGGTATGTCGATCCGCTCACTTCGATCGTGCTGCCGGCCATCGTCCTCGCAATCGGGGGCATTGCCTTGCCTGGAGGTGCAGTCTGGCTTGAGACATCGCGGATCCCGGGCCGGCTCTGGGACAGCCTGATCTCGCTTGCGGGCCCGGCGGCCAACGCGCTCTGCCTCCTTGCTTTGGCCATCCTTTGGACGATGCTGGTCGACGAGAACAGTCCCGCCGAATTCGATGCAGCTCTGGCGGCCTTGGCTTTCTTCCAGGCCATGGCGCTCGTCCTCAACCTCATGCCGGTTCCAGGTCTGGATGGATGGGGTGCGATCAGCCCCTGGCTCCCGCCTCACATCAGGGATGCCGGCAACCGGATGACGGGCCTGACGCTGCTGTTTGTCGGCGTCCTGATCTTCGTGCCCGGCTTCGGGGCAGCCATTGCCAGGCTGAGCGCGGTCCTGATCGCGGGGCTCGGCTTCGATGTGACCTATGCCGCGTACGGACTGGGGCGTCTCACCTTTTGGGAATGA
- a CDS encoding mucoidy inhibitor MuiA family protein, whose amino-acid sequence MPRTDWGVSPFGNDRMKTRLLTLSLAFGLLSSTSVLAAVVEANSRIDKVSVHPDAAIVTRAAKVEVPAGSHQIVLRGLPPELDIASVRVEASGSGDLRILSVDDKPAPAPARPVVSRELAAKLSILKAKRAEYAAAADLIERRRAFIAKFAEAPLATLPDEQTDPLRWEERWVVLGNGLAKAAEDARAIGIRIEQTDAEIDALEATDVGRPPSIMPHHGGGNPLRDITIAVESPAAGSFDFRVSYKVGSARWSAAYDAKLVSATAKEAASLQLARRARISQATGEDWTDVALSVSTIQTQRRTSVPDVGTLVARVAEPPRPAPMPRPGMPTAPMQEFGGAGLADMRMSVAATEQQATVETAGYSVVFEVPGRVSIAGDASNRTILLKQTALTPAVSLQTAPSLDPAAYIEATFTAPDEAPLFPGPVTLTRDSQMIGQGQIPLTAPGAQVKLGFGIDDRIQVTYAPLSRKEEGPGIMGSTRSDTREFKATIRNLRQTPVAMTVVDRLPVSEQSNVEIERLSTMTPGSEPVSEEKRGVIAWKFDIPANGEKEVRTGYRLRWPADRQILLSRPR is encoded by the coding sequence ATGCCGCGTACGGACTGGGGCGTCTCACCTTTTGGGAATGATCGAATGAAAACCCGCCTGCTCACGCTCTCCCTGGCTTTTGGCCTTCTGTCGTCAACCTCCGTTCTCGCAGCTGTCGTCGAGGCCAACTCTCGGATCGACAAGGTCAGCGTTCATCCCGACGCCGCGATCGTGACGAGAGCGGCAAAGGTCGAGGTTCCAGCTGGTTCGCACCAGATCGTCCTGCGTGGGCTTCCCCCGGAACTCGACATCGCATCGGTCAGGGTCGAAGCATCGGGCAGCGGCGATCTCCGGATCCTGTCTGTTGATGACAAACCGGCACCGGCGCCCGCGCGGCCCGTCGTCAGCCGTGAGCTGGCGGCCAAGCTCTCCATTCTCAAGGCGAAGCGCGCCGAGTATGCAGCCGCCGCGGATCTGATCGAGCGGCGAAGAGCCTTCATCGCCAAGTTTGCCGAGGCGCCACTGGCGACACTGCCGGACGAACAGACAGATCCCCTGCGTTGGGAAGAGCGCTGGGTCGTCCTGGGCAATGGCCTGGCCAAGGCCGCAGAAGACGCGCGTGCGATCGGGATCCGCATCGAGCAGACCGACGCCGAGATCGACGCGCTTGAGGCCACCGACGTCGGCCGACCGCCCTCGATCATGCCACATCACGGCGGGGGAAACCCGTTGCGCGACATCACCATTGCGGTGGAGAGCCCGGCCGCAGGCAGCTTCGATTTCCGCGTCTCCTACAAGGTCGGATCCGCGCGCTGGTCGGCCGCCTATGATGCCAAGCTCGTCTCGGCCACGGCGAAGGAAGCAGCCAGCCTCCAGCTTGCACGCCGTGCCCGCATTTCGCAGGCGACAGGCGAAGACTGGACCGACGTCGCCTTGAGCGTTTCGACGATCCAGACCCAGCGACGCACATCAGTGCCCGATGTCGGCACGCTCGTCGCTCGCGTCGCTGAACCACCGCGGCCAGCACCGATGCCTCGCCCAGGCATGCCCACGGCCCCGATGCAGGAATTCGGAGGAGCCGGACTTGCCGATATGAGGATGTCGGTGGCTGCGACCGAGCAGCAGGCAACTGTGGAGACGGCCGGGTACAGCGTCGTCTTCGAAGTGCCTGGTCGCGTCAGCATCGCCGGCGATGCCTCGAACAGGACGATCCTCCTGAAGCAGACCGCGTTGACCCCGGCGGTGAGCCTGCAGACGGCACCATCACTCGACCCCGCGGCATACATCGAGGCGACCTTCACAGCCCCCGACGAGGCGCCACTGTTTCCGGGGCCCGTCACGCTGACGCGCGATTCCCAGATGATCGGCCAGGGTCAGATTCCGCTCACGGCTCCGGGAGCTCAGGTCAAGCTCGGCTTCGGCATCGATGATCGCATCCAGGTCACCTACGCTCCCCTCTCGCGCAAGGAAGAAGGGCCCGGCATCATGGGCTCGACGAGATCCGACACGCGTGAGTTCAAGGCGACGATCCGCAATCTCAGGCAGACGCCTGTCGCAATGACGGTGGTCGATCGCCTTCCGGTTTCCGAACAGTCCAATGTCGAGATCGAGCGCCTTTCGACAATGACACCCGGCTCGGAGCCGGTCTCCGAGGAGAAACGTGGCGTGATCGCGTGGAAGTTCGACATCCCGGCCAATGGCGAGAAGGAGGTCCGCACGGGCTACCGGCTGCGCTGGCCGGCGGACCGCCAGATCCTGCTTTCCCGTCCGAGATGA
- a CDS encoding HAD domain-containing protein — translation MSVLFLDLDGVLVTSSSRRAGGRNTSMDPAKVAMLDELVVEVGASIVVSSTWRSSHDMPGILLAQWPGIPLHQDWRTGHWADIAPDATNAFRGIEIADWLARHPEVSTYVVLDDETGFLPDQVANVVMTETDRGLEHQHIALLRHRLGGSSLTILR, via the coding sequence ATGTCGGTCCTCTTCCTTGATCTCGACGGCGTCCTGGTGACGTCATCATCAAGGCGTGCCGGTGGGCGCAATACGTCCATGGATCCCGCCAAGGTCGCCATGCTGGATGAGCTTGTGGTTGAGGTCGGTGCGAGCATCGTCGTCTCATCGACCTGGCGCAGCAGTCACGACATGCCAGGCATCCTGCTTGCCCAGTGGCCAGGCATCCCGCTTCACCAAGACTGGCGAACCGGGCACTGGGCGGATATCGCGCCGGATGCGACGAATGCGTTTCGCGGAATCGAGATCGCAGACTGGCTGGCGAGGCATCCAGAGGTCAGCACCTACGTCGTCCTCGACGACGAGACCGGTTTTCTTCCGGATCAAGTCGCCAACGTCGTCATGACCGAAACAGACCGCGGGCTCGAACACCAGCATATCGCTTTGCTGAGGCACCGCTTGGGTGGCAGCTCTCTGACGATCCTGCGATAG